CTTCTTTACTTCAAATGGTGGGGATATGCGGTGGGGTTCGATTCTAATTCTCACGGCCATCGCTCTGATGCTGACTGCTGCAATGGTACCGCCGGAGAGGTACGCTCCTCCCCCCAAGCTGAGCGTGTATCCCAACCTAGAGGACTTCACGGAGGAGCTTGAGGAGCACAACGTAACGAAGCCCTATCTATGTGTGCCAGCTGAAAGGGTTCTCGTCACGTGTCACATTCGCTCCGATTGGGAGCTGAACAGAACCATAATGGCGCTCGATAAGTTTCCACACTTCTCGATAGAACTCACCAATGGCTACGACGAAACCGATGTCGTGGTCTTTAACAAGAGCGAGTTTTACTACGCCCTTCCGAACACATGTCATCCCTGGGAAAACATTGAACTGAAGCCTATCAAGCTGGACCGGGAACGGCTGGAAAAGGAGCTGGAAGCCTACCGCGAGCTGGAGGGCCTGATTGATGATCCCACCGAGAAGGAGTTCATCCACAACCGCACCATCGAGTTGGAGGCGCTCCTCGGATTGAGGCAGAAAGAGCCGATCTGCAACGCAACGTTCGCCCACGTCATCCTGATGTATCCCGTAAAGACGGAGAGCAACGCACCCCTGATGGCGGCCCTGTGGACAGGTGTCATTCTCACGGGAATTGCCGGGCTGGTGATGGTATGGAGGGAAAGAAGGCTCTGATACTCGCGGTGACTCCGTTCGTGATTTTCATAGTCCTAGGCTCAATATTCGTCGGCACCTACTACAGGGAGACGTCCCTGGCCCGTGAACAGGTCTCTGCAATGGACGAACTTGAGAGGGTCGGGGAAGAAAACGCCGCGTGGTACGGGCTCTGCAACATGGTGGACATATACGTCACGGTGAGGGACCGGGAGGATGCCGCAAGGCTGGAGGAGTTTCTCAGGGAGGAGAAAATAAGGATCGCGGTTTCGAGGCCCAGGGAAAGGATAATAAGAATGACTGGCAGGGTCGCCCTCAAGGATGTTGATAGGATTGTGGAGAAAAGTGGAGAGAATGGATGGGTGGCGGCGTATCACAACAACTCCGATTTCTGCGCCAAGAGAATTCTCAGATTTGAAAGAGAGAACCGGATAATATCCGCCCACCTGGATGAACTCTCACCCGAGAGTAGAGAAATCCTCACGGGAGTTATGGAGAGAAATCGCGGAAGCATTGAGGGAATCGAAAACGAGACGAGGCTGTGGGCGGAGCTGGACATCATGGTGCGGGCGGGGCCTTCGTATACACCCGGAAGCTTCCACGACCTGTCGGGCTTCCTGGCGACGTGGGGCGTTGTGCTGGGAACCCCCTTCCTCCTGTGGTGGGTGTTCGGTGGCAAACAGGAAGAAGAGAAAAAATAACGGCGATGTTCTCACCAGAACATTTCATCAAAGTTGCTGACGTTCTCTATTCCATTAGGAGCCGCTATATGCACCGGCTTGTTCACGTCCGAGAGCCTGACCTCCTCGTGAACCGTCATGCGAACTCCCACAGGCTCCTCGGAGATTGCGGTTATCGTCATTACAATATCCATGTACGTCTCCATGAAGACCGGTGTTCCATCGTCCCTGAGGTGAACCTCAACCCACCCGGATTTCGTGTCCACGGTCACGTTGCCGGGGAGAGTTCCCCAGGCCTCATTGAGATAGCTGGTCTGGTTGGTGGCGTTAACGAACTCCCAGAAGGTAATGTTGACCCGGAAGGCGTATCCGCTGGCTAACTTTTTGATGGTCACGTTCTTCCTCTTCAGGAGGTTCTCGATGTAGGCAACGTTGAGTGAACCCTTCGCCTGGGAGTAGATGGTATCATTGCTGGAGACGCGGTACCACTTTCCATCCACGTTGATGTACGTGCTGGTGCCGTTGACGAAGTACGGCCAGTCAAAGTTGATGTCCATCCCCATGGTGTGCGTCTTTATGCTCATGTTGCCCTTTTCCAGGCCGGCGGTCTTGTTGAACATCCCGATGACACGACCGGACATCGTTATGTTGACGGTCTTGTTTGTCCCCGGATCAACGAAGTGCATGGTCATTGAGAAGTTCTGGCCATATTTGGCCGTCTCAATGTTCTCAATGGCGTTCAAAACCTTCTCCTTGGTCAGATCAACGTTCTCCCCGATGCATCCACTTGCCAGCGCTATGAGACCAACCAGCAAAAGGGCCATAACCCTCCTCATGGTACTACCTCCCGTGGTTTCATTAGAATGTGCGTAAGTGGACTTAAATACTTTTCCTATTCAGATTTTGCATACCATCAAAAAGAGTCAACAAAAAGTGGAAAGCTCAGAGCGCCTCGAACTTCTGAAGGAATATCCGCAGGTCGGTCTTAAACGGCTCTTCGGCGCGCTCTATCTCCTCACGAAGGCGTTGGAGAAAGTCCTTTTCATCAACGGATTCGTCCCAGAGACGTTTTACTAGATTTTCGAGCCTCTCATAGTATTCCGCGTACGGCCTCGCTTCAAACAGGGCCTCTTCCAGCTTCACATCTCATCCCTCCGTTTGAACCAGTAATACCAGAGCCGGCCGACGTCCTCGGCCTGACCCATTATCAGGAAGTAGCGGAGTATCGCGAGGTTCACGAGTATGAGCAGTATGAGGATGATGTTGTATGCCGGAACCTCGCGGCTCAGGAAGGCGTAGTAGTCCCAGATGAAATGGAGGAGCATCGCGAGGAGGAAGTACGGCGTGACAGAGTCTATCTTCCCCTCGGCCTTCATTCCGTAGCCAACACCTATCACCGCGCTCCAGGCACCGTGGGCGAACGGCGTCAGGAACGCCCTCACGATGGTCACTGAGACACCGTATCCCAGCCCGTAGAGGAAGTTCTCAGTTGCAGCGAAGCCCAGTCCAGCGGCAACGCCGTAGACGAGACCGTCCATTATGCCGTCCATCTGACCGGCTTTGAACGGCCACCTGACGGCCAGGGCCTTTGCCGGCTCCTCAACGATTCCGGCAACCATCGCCACGTAGAAAGCCGTCGTCGGAAGAACTGGGGTGACGGCTCCCCCCAGCGTCAGGACGCTCTCTATCATGTACGCTATGCCGACTGAGACCGTTGCCCCCAGCAGGAAGGTCCCTATGACGTACCTCCGGGGCTCGGGCTCGTACCTGTCGGCGTGATAGAAGTACCAGAGTATCACCAGAGCTGGAGCGTATGCGAAGAACACTATAGCACTGAGGAAATCCATGCCTCACTTCACCAAAAGAAATTGGGGGGCTGAAAATTTAAAGGTTTAGCATTTTCCAAGGAGTTCCTCCAGGTCCAGACCCTGGCTCTCCAGGTAGTCCACGAGGGTCTCCGGGGGTTTCACCGAAACCGCGTTGACGTTCCTTATCTCTATCGTTATCTCGTCCACCCATCTCTGGTCTTCCTTCCTGTAGTACGCCTTCTGGGTTATCTCCACCGGGACGAGGTCCTTGGTCAGCTTAACCGTCACGGTACCGCTGTAGTCCTTCTCGCTCCCGCCCTCGCTCCAGATTGTGTGGTTAACCGTGATGATGTAGTAGTCGCCCTCCGTCGTCACGGTCGCGTTTTCGAGTGGAAAATCCTTCCACAGGTTGTCGAGAAGGGTCGAGTTCATCTCGGGCCCCTTACCTTCCTCATAGCATGAAAACTGCCAGTTTACGAGGCCGCTCTTGTTCGTCAGCGTTACAAACCCGGCCTTGGTGGTGTAATAATAGACGGCATAGACCATCTCCCCCGTCTTGTTGGCCACGGTGGCAGAGGACTTCATCTCGTTTTCCTTGTCTATGGCAACCGAGGAGTGGAGCGTCGCAACGAGTTTGGTTCCGTTGTACGTTTTAACGTCCATGACGTACTCATAGCTCTTTATCCCAGCAACGGCGCTCTCAAGCTGCTCCTTCGTGAAGGGCAGATTTGGGGTCGTCGTTGTGGTAGTACTCGGGCTGCTTCCCCCAGAGGAGATGCATCCTGAAGCGAGAACCATGAGAACGAGCATCGCGCCGATGATTCCTAGGTACCTCTTTCTCATTCTATCACCCGGAGAATAGTTCAGCTCCCGGTATTAAAACCTTGGCATCAGAGCGAGCCCAAGACCCTGCTCAAGTCGGTGAGTCTGCCGAAGTCCAGGAGCTCCTCGTCCAGAGGGACCAGAACCCTCGTGCTGGAGACATCATACGCCCTGAGGAACGGGGAGACTATCTCCCTGAGCACGTCGTTTCCGTACGCCCATGGGCTGAACGCGGGCAGGACTATCAGTTTCTCACCCATCAGGAAGACGGGCACCTTGACGAGCGCCCCCACCTCATCCCGGAGCCGTATCGATGGATGCTCGTGCCCTATGATGAAGCGCTCCCCATCGACGAGTTTGTGACCGTGAACCAGCTTCCATCCGGCGAGTTCGAACTCATCAACGATCTCAACGCCCAGCTCCCTGAGCCAGAGCGTTCCCACGTCGTGGTTCCCCCTCACCAACACAAGTTCATTGACGAAGGGGGCAATTTCCTCAATAAATGCCTTCAGCTCCTCTCTTTCTCTCCACTCGGGAATGAAGGAGTGCTTAAGGTCGCCGTCCACGACGAGGGTTTTCGGCCTTTCCCGCTCGAGGAGGGACTTCAGCCTTCCAACGACTTCGTTGAACACTCGGGGCAGGTAAAAGCCCTCCCTGGCCATGCTGATCTCGTAGCCGAGGTGGAGGTCCGCTATGATGAGCGCCCTCCCGAGTTTCAGCGCCTTGCCCGGTAGCGGTGTGGGTCTCATGTGTTGGAGTTTGGCCTTCGGCTTTTAAACTTTGTTAGGCCAACCGAAAAGGTTTTAAATCTGTCCACAAAGGGTACAATGGTGAGTAAAAATGCCCTATGTTGGATTCGTGAGGAGCCCGCACGGGCCGGTCAAAACGTACGAACTCATACTGAGAGAGCTGGAAAGAAATGGCTTTTCCATCGAGTTCTCAAAGCACCACTGGGCGGGAGATCTGCCCTTCGGCCTGGTGATGGCGGAAACGAACATGGGAGAGGTGGCCGTGAGGTGGGCCCTGGGAAGGGAGTTCACGATGGAGCTCGAGGAGGTTGACAAGGAAACCTACGACGAGTTCGTCGAGGACACGATCGAGTACACCAACGCGGACTCAGGATGAGCGCTCCTGCTTTATCCTTTCTATAACGTCGAATATGCTCCACAGGTCCCTTATCACGTGGAGGTGCGGAATTAAGGCGAGCCTCTCGCGGTTCTTCTCAACGAACTTCGCACTGAACGGGAAGTAGTACCAGACGTACTCCGTGTTCTCATCGCCGTGCCCTATGAAGCGCCAGGGCTTGTCATCCACCCAGACGAATATTTCGTCCCCGTACTTCTCCCGAACCTTTCTGAAGGCATCGTCTATTGTCATCTCGCGGCCGAAAACTATAACGTCGTCGAATAGGTCGTAGATGCCCATCTCCTTGAGCCTTCGGACCTTCATGCCGTCAATGAAGTCCTCCGCCGAGAAGGAGATGACCGTGTGGCCATCCTCCTTGAGTTTCTTCAGCAGTTCCGGGGCATCGTCGAGGGGTTTGCTCAGCTTTGCCCTCTCCTCGAACCAGGTTTCGAAGAACTTCGTGCGCAGAAAGAAGGGGGGCTTTGAGGTCTTCTTGTGGCTACCGAACGTGGGTCTCTCGAAGTAGTTCTCAAGCTTCGTGAGGGCCTTGGCCCAGAAGCCCTTGAAGGGCAGCCAGCGGTAGCGCCTCTCCAGAGTCCGTCTGAAGGCCTCCTCGATGCACGAGTAAGTGTCCGCCAGCGTTCCGTCGAAGTCGAAGGCTATTATCATGATGACCCCTCCCAAAGCTCTCCAATCGGGGCTTTAAGGGTTTTTCTTTTTTGGGCCCGAACACAAAGCATATAACAATCCCAACCTTATTTTCCCCCGACTGTCTTAAAGCTAGAGGGTGATAGGCATGGGAAGGCATTACCTCCCCAACGCTGCGCATAAGGAAGAACTTGCCAAGGAGATTGGTTTCGCCTCCGTTGAGGACCTCTTTTCCGACGTTCCCAAAGGCATGGTCAAGGAGTTCAACCTTCCGGAGGGTAAGAGCGAATACGAGGTTTTTCTTGAACTCAACGAGGTTCTCTCCAAAAACAGAACCGTTCTTGAGATGCCCAGCTTCCTCGGAGCCGGGACGTACTTCCACTACGTTCCAGCCCACGTGAAGTACCTCATCGAGAGGAGCGAGTTCCTGACGGCTTACACCCCTTACCAGCCTGAGGTAAGCCAGGGCATGCTCCAGGCCCTCTTCGAGTACCAGAGCCTCATCGCGGAACTCGTTGGCCTTCCGATAGTCAATGCCTCAATGTATGATTGGGGAACCGCCATGGCCGAGGCGGCCCTGATGAGCGCCAGGGTTACCAGAAGGAACAAATTCGTAGTCCCGAAGGCCCTCAGTCCAGAGAAGAGAAAGGTTCTGCACACCTACACCGCGGGTCCGGGGGTCGAGATAGAGTACGTGGACTGGAATGAAAACGGCCAGGTGGACATCGAGAAGCTCAAGGAGGCGGTTGACGGCGCCGCCGGAGTATACGTAGAGATTCCAAACTTCTTCGGAATGCTCGAGGAGGAACTCATCACCATCGGCGAAATCGCCCACGACGCGGGAGCGCTCTTCGTGGTCGGCGTCGATCCAACGATCCTCGGTGTGGTGGAGGCGCCCGGAGAACTCGGAGCCGACGTCGTCGTTGGAGAGGCAGCCTACTTCGGAAACCCGATGAACTTCGGCGGCCCGAGGGCGGGGATATTCGCGGTTAAGAACGACAGGAAGTTGGTAAGGCAGATGCCGGGAAGGATAATCGGAATGACCAAAGACGCCGACGGGAAGAGGGCCTTCGTCATGACCCTCCAGACCAGGGAGCAGCACATAAGGCGCGCCAAGGCAACTTCGAACATCTGTTCAAACGAAGCCCTAGTGGCGGTTGCCGCGGCGATACACCTCGCGACCCTTGGCCCGAAGGGCTTAACCGAGCTCGGAGAGGTCATCCTCAAGAACACCGCCTACCTCAAGAAGAGGCTTTCAGAGGTTGCCGAGGTTCCCTTCGAGGGCGTCAACTTCAAGGACGTTCTTGTGAGGTTCGGCAAGCCCTACAATGAGATACATGGGGCCCTTCTCGAGAGGAACATCCACGGCGGTTACTACATAGGGGAGCACTTCCCGGAGCTGGGAGAGAGCGCCCTCTTCGCAGCCACCGAAACGACGAGGAAGGAATGGGTCGATGCCCTCATAGAGGCCCTCAAGGAGGTGGCCTGAATGTTCCGCCAGGCTAAATGGGATGAGCCGCTCATCTTCGAGCTTTCCCGCGAGGGAAGGATCGGCTACACCATGCCGAAACCGATTGAGGACGTCAGCGTTGAGGTTCCAGAGAAGCTGAAGAGAAAGAGCCCCCTCAACCTTCCCCAGCTGAGCGAGCCGGAGGTCGTCAAGCACTACACCCGCTTAAGCGAGATGAACTACGGCGTTGACTCGGGCATATATCCGCTCGGCTCGTGCACCATGAAGTACAACCCCAAGATAAACGAGGAGATAGCCGGCCACCCGGGAGTTGCCTACGTCCACCCCTACCAGGACGAGAGAACCGTTCAGGGAGCGCTAAAGATAATGTGGGAGCTGGAGCAGTGGTTGAAGGAGATAACCGGCATGGACCGCTTCACCCTTCAGCCTGCTGCCGGAGCCAACGGCGAGTTCACCGGAGTAATGGTCATTCGGGCCTACCACCTCGACAGGGGAGACACCCAGAGGACGGAGATGCTCGTTCCAGACTCCGCCCACGGAACGAACCCGGCGAGCGCCGCCATGGCGGGCTTCAAGGTCATCGAGATACCCTCCAACGAGAACGGAACCGTTGACCTCGAGGCGCTGGAGAACGCCGTGAGCGAGAGAACCGCCGGATTGATGCTCACGAACCCCAACACCCTGGGCATCTTCGAGGACGAGATACTCGAGATAGCGAGGATAGTCCACAAGGCAGGTGGGCTTCTCTACTACGATGGGGCAAACCTCAACGCGGTCCTCGGAAAGGTCAGACCAGGGGATATGGGCTTTGATGTAGTTCACCTCAACCTGCACAAGACGTTCTCAACCCCGCACGGCGGCGGCGGTCCCGGCAGCGGGCCGGTCGGCGTCAAAGACTTCCTCAAGGACTACCTGCCGGTTCCGCTCGTGGGATACGACGAGGAGCGCGGTTACTACCTCGACTACAACGTGCCCAAGAGCATAGGGAAGGTGAAGGAGCTCTACGGCAACTTCGCGGTGATGGTGCGCGCACTCACCTATCTCAAAGTCATGGGCAGGGAAGGCCTCAGGGAGGTCAGCGAGATAGCCGTTCTCAACGCCAACTACATCACCCAGAAGCTGAAGGGCACCCGCGGCTACGAGCTGCCCCACAAGGAGCTCAGGAAGCACGAGGTTGTGTTCAGCGCCGAGCCCATGAAGAAGGAAACGGGGGTTAAGGCCCTTGACGTGGCGAAGAGGCTCCTAGACTTTGGCCTACACGCGCCGACCATATACTTCCCGCTGATAGTCCACGAGGCCCTAATGATAGAGCCAACAGAGACCGTCAGCAGGGAGGAACTCGAGGCGTACGTCGAGGCCCTCAAGAGGATAAGCGAGGAGGCCTACAGCAACCCGGAGATCGTCAAGAGCGCACCTCACAACGCCGCCGTGAGAAGGGTGGACGACGTTCTAGCCGCCAAGAGGCCGATAATCACCTGGCGCATGTACAGGGAGCTGAAGGAAAAGGGAGAGGTCGACATCTGAACCAGCCACCATTATCTCTCCTTTTTTGGTTGTTCTTTTCTCCATTTCTGGCCTCGATTACTCACCCTCTCATCATGAGAACGTCGTTGAGGAGCACGAGGTGTCAGCCAAGGGGTTCTTTTAGGTATGGCGGGCTTCCGGAGGGAAGTTGAACGTATTCCGCCAATGACGGGGCTTCCACTCAAAAAAGCACTTCTGGGAGCAGTACCCACCAAACGAGGTTTATCCACTCAGACAGCGTTTTTCAGAAGAGTTTCATGGTGGGCCCGGGGGGCTTTGAACCCCCGACCACGCGGTTATGAGCCGCGCGCTCTGACCAGGCTGAGCTACGGGCCCACTGATGGCGCCGCCGCCCGGACTCGAACCGGGGACCGCCGGATTAACAGTCCGGCGCTCTACCGACTAAGCTACGGCGGCACGACCCAATGTAGGGAATACAGGGGGGATTTATAAAACTTACGGTGATGGCCAGGCTGGAGAGAAAACTTTATATTCCACGCTAGCTCTCTTAAAACCGTGCCCCGGTAGCCTAGCCTGGCGGGGCGGCGGACTTGTAATCCGCCGGTCGCGGGTTCAAATCCCGCCCGGGGCTCCACTCCAACAAACTTTTGCTCTGCAAAAGTTTGACCAAAAGGTCGTGATCCCTCTGAAGGGCTTCTTTGAGTTAGGTTGGATCTGTCCCAAAAAATCATAAAATTTCCGAGGATCTTTGTTGACTGCTAGTCCAGTAGGTGGCAAGCAGAGCTAGGAAGCGTCAAGATTTTCAGCAATTAAGGCACAAGATTTGGCAGTTCGCGTGGATACACTCTCATAGGGGCACATTCAGGATTTAGAGGCCTCTTATTTCCTCAATTTTTACAAAAAACCGACCAAGTTTTACCCATGTTTTGTCGGAATATGGCAATTAAGACTTCTGAAAGATATCATAACAACAATCTTTTTCAGTAAAAGATGTCAAAACTCCAGCAGGTTTGGGGAGTTTAGTCAGTTTTCAAGAAGTTCGAACATCGAACCCGTGCTGAGCCTTTATAAGCCTTTCCCAGGAGAGATGAACATAAGGGTGCATCAAGGTAGCTTTTCGACATGAAAAATGTTCTTAAACTTTTCGTAACCGATATAAACCCCTGTGAGCGAGTTATCACTCGAAAAGCTTATATACCGAAACCCGCAGGTGGGAGGTAGTGATAATCGTTCTAAAAAATGTTAAGGGGGCAATTCTCGGTGGCGGCGAAAAAAGAATTTGATATATTCACTCACGAGCTGGTTCCTGAGCACAGAATACTCAGCGAGGAGGAGAAGGCCGAACTCCTCAGAAAGTACAGAATTAGGATTTCCCAGCTTCCGCAGATCAAGGCTTCGGACCCTGCTGTTGTTGCTCTCGGCGCAAAGCCCGGAGACGTTCTTGAGATCAAGAGGAAGAGCCCGACGGCGGGCTACTATTACTACTACCGCCTGGTGGTTGAGGACTGATTCTGTGAGGTGAGATTATGGCATCGAGAGGACCAACCGTTGTTGATGTTACTCCCGACGACCTCTGGCTCGTTATGGAGGCATACTGGAAGGAGAAGGGACTGGTTAGACAGCACCTTGACTCTTACAACGCCTTCATAGACTACGGGATGCAGAAGGTCATAGACGAGTTCGGCGGCATCAAGCCGGACATTCCCGACTTCGAGGTTAAGTTTGGAAAGGTTCGCCTCGGCGAGCCCGAATTCCAGGAAGCCCAGGGGCAGAGGAAGCCCCTCTATCCTATGGATGCCCGCATAAGGAACCTCACCTACTCGGCCCCGCTGTACCTCGAGCTCATTCCCGTCGTCAACGGTATCGCCCAGGAGGCCGTCGAGGTTCGCATCGGAGAGCTTCCGATAATGCTCAAATCCAAGGCGTGCAGGCTTTACGGTCTCAGCGACGAAGAGCTGATAAAGCTCGGCGAAGACCCGAAGGATCCGGGAGGATACTTCATCATCAACGGTTCCGAGAGGGTTATAGTTTCTATCGAGGACCTCGCCCCGAACAAAACCCTGGTTGAGAGGGACGAGAGGCAGAACAGGGTGATAGCCAAGTGCTTCTCCTACAGGCACGGCTACAGGGCTTTAATAACCGTCGAGAGAAGGAAGGACGGAATTCTCTACGTCAACATCCCGAACGTTCCAAGACCCGTCAAGTTCGTCTACGTCATGCGCGCGCTGGGCGTTCTCAGCGATAAGGAAATCGTCGAAGCTGTGAGTGACGACCCGCGCATACAGCAGGTTCTCTTCGACAACCTTGAGGACGCAAGCGACATAACAACCCAGGAGGACGCCCTCGACTACATAGGAAAGCTCGCCCTCCCCGGCCAGCCGAAGGAGTACAGGCTCAGAAGGGCCCAGCACATAATAGACAACAACCTCCTGCCCCACATGGGCGTTGAGGAGAAGGACAGGAGCGCGAAGGCTTACTACCTCGGCATGATGGCCCTCAAGGTTCTGGAGCTCTCCCTCGGACTCCGTGGCGAGGACGACAAGGACCACTACGCCAACAAGAGGCTTAAGCTCGCTGGAGACCTTTTGAGGGACCTCTTCCGTGTTGCCTTTGGTCAGCTGGTCAAGGACATGCAGTACCAGATGACCAAAACATACCAGAGAAAGGGTGAGCGCTACACCTTCGAGAACATCCAGCGCTTTGTGAGAAACTCGATAAGACCGGACGTCCTCAGCGAGAGGATAGAACACGCCCTCGCTACCGGCGCATGGCCGGGCGGAAGGACCGGTGTGAGCCAGCTTCTGGACAGAACCAACTACATGTCAACCCTTTCTCACCTCAGGCGCGTTACTTCCCCGCTCAGCAGGGATCAGCCCCACTTCGAGGCGCGTGACCTTCACGGAACCCACTGGGGTAGGATATGTCCGACGGAAACTCCGGAAGGTCCGAACTGTGGTCTTGTCAAGAACCTCTCCCTCATGGCTCAGATAACCACCGGAATTCCGGAGGAAGAGGCCAGGGACTATCTGAGCAGACTCGGCGTTATCCCGATAGAGGAGCAGAGACCGAACCCTGAGCTCTGGCGCGTCTACCTCAACGGAGTTCTGATAGGAACCGTGGAGGATGGAGAGGGGCTCGTGAACAGAATAAGAACCGACAGGAGAAGCGGAAGGATAAGCGACGTTATAAACGTCGCCCTCTACCAGGACGAGGAGGTCAGGGAGATATACGTCAACAGCGATGACGGCCGCGTCAGGAGACCGCTCATCATAGTCGAGAACGGCAAGCCGAAGCTCACCAAGGAGCACATCGAGGGAATAAAGAACGGCACCCTGACCTGGAGTGAGCTCGTAAAGATGGGCGTCATCGAGTACCTCGATGCAGAGGAGGAGGAGAACGCCTACGTTGCCACCTGGCCGTGGGAGGTCACCGAAGAGCACACCCACCTCGAGCTTATGCCCGCTGCGATACTCGGTATTCCTGCTTCACTCGTTCCGTACCCGGAGCACAACGCGGCACCGCGTAACACCTACGGCGCAGGTATGGCCAAGCAGAGCCTCGGTCTCGGCTGGGCCAACTTCAGGATTCGCGTTGACACCCGCGGGCACCTCATGCACTACCCGCAGGTTCCGCTCGTCAACTCAAGGATAATGAAGGCCGTCGGTTTCGAGGAGAGGCCTGCCGGTCAGAACTTCGTGGTCGCTGTGCTGAGCTACGGCGGATACAACATGGAAGATGCGGTCATCATGAACAAGGCCTCCATAGAGCGCGGTCTTGCTCGCTCAACCTTCTTCAGAACCTACGAGGCCGAGGAGAAGAGGTACCTCGGTGGTCAGACCGACCGCTTCGAGGTTCCAGACCCGACGATCCAGGGTTATCTCGGCGAGAAGTACTACAGGCACCTCGACGAGGACGGTATAATCTTCCCGGAGTCAAAGGTCTCCGGCAAGGACGTCCTCGTTGGAAGAACCTCACCGCCGAGGTTCCTTGAGGAGCAGAGCGGCCTCGGAGGTATAATCCTCCAGGAGAGGCGCGAAACGAGCGTTGCTGTCAGGCCAAGCGAGAGGGGCATCGTCGACAAGGTTATCCTGACCGAGACGGGCGACGGAACCAAGCTCGTCAAAGTTACCGTGAGGGACCTCCGTATTCCCGAGTTTGGAGACAAGTTTGCTTCGAGGCACGGTCAGAAGGGTGTCATAGGCCTCATCGTCCCGCAGGAGGACATGCCCTGGACCGAGAGCGGAATTGTTCCAGACCTCATCGTTAACCCGCACGGTATCCCGAGCCGTATGACCGTCGGACAGCTCATAGAGGCCATCGGCGGAAAGGTCGCGGCACTGAAGGGAAGGAGAGTTGACGGCACCGCCTTCATCGGAGAGCCGGAGGAGAAGCTCAGGAAGGAGCTTGAGGAGCTCGGCTTCAAGCACAGCGGAAGAGAGGTCATGTACGACGGCATAACCGGAAGAAGGCTTGAAGCGGACATATTCGTGGGCGTCATCTACTACCAGAGACTCCACCACATGGTTGCCGACAAGATGCACGCGCGCTCGAGAGGTCCGGTTCAGGTTCTTACCAAGCAGCCGACCGAGGGAAGGGCCAGGGAAGGTGGTCTCAGGTTCGGTGAGATGGAGCGTGACGTCCTCATCGGCCACGGTGCTGCGATGCTGCTCATAGAGAGACTGCTCGAAGAGAGCGATAAGACCGAGGTATGGGTCTGTGAGAGCTGCGGACACCTAGCACTCGAGGACAAGCGCAGAGGAAAGGTCTACTGCCCGGTCTGCGGAGAGGAAGAAAAGATAAGCAAGGTGGAGATGAGCTACGCCTTCAAGCTGCTGCTGGACGAGCTGAAGGCGATGGGAATAAGGCCGTCTCTCAATATAGTTGACAGGGTGTGATTGCCATGCAGTCGATGAAAAAGGTCAT
The Thermococcus radiotolerans genome window above contains:
- a CDS encoding PrsW family intramembrane metalloprotease, whose amino-acid sequence is MDFLSAIVFFAYAPALVILWYFYHADRYEPEPRRYVIGTFLLGATVSVGIAYMIESVLTLGGAVTPVLPTTAFYVAMVAGIVEEPAKALAVRWPFKAGQMDGIMDGLVYGVAAGLGFAATENFLYGLGYGVSVTIVRAFLTPFAHGAWSAVIGVGYGMKAEGKIDSVTPYFLLAMLLHFIWDYYAFLSREVPAYNIILILLILVNLAILRYFLIMGQAEDVGRLWYYWFKRRDEM
- the gcvPB gene encoding aminomethyl-transferring glycine dehydrogenase subunit GcvPB, which translates into the protein MFRQAKWDEPLIFELSREGRIGYTMPKPIEDVSVEVPEKLKRKSPLNLPQLSEPEVVKHYTRLSEMNYGVDSGIYPLGSCTMKYNPKINEEIAGHPGVAYVHPYQDERTVQGALKIMWELEQWLKEITGMDRFTLQPAAGANGEFTGVMVIRAYHLDRGDTQRTEMLVPDSAHGTNPASAAMAGFKVIEIPSNENGTVDLEALENAVSERTAGLMLTNPNTLGIFEDEILEIARIVHKAGGLLYYDGANLNAVLGKVRPGDMGFDVVHLNLHKTFSTPHGGGGPGSGPVGVKDFLKDYLPVPLVGYDEERGYYLDYNVPKSIGKVKELYGNFAVMVRALTYLKVMGREGLREVSEIAVLNANYITQKLKGTRGYELPHKELRKHEVVFSAEPMKKETGVKALDVAKRLLDFGLHAPTIYFPLIVHEALMIEPTETVSREELEAYVEALKRISEEAYSNPEIVKSAPHNAAVRRVDDVLAAKRPIITWRMYRELKEKGEVDI
- a CDS encoding metallophosphoesterase translates to MRPTPLPGKALKLGRALIIADLHLGYEISMAREGFYLPRVFNEVVGRLKSLLERERPKTLVVDGDLKHSFIPEWREREELKAFIEEIAPFVNELVLVRGNHDVGTLWLRELGVEIVDEFELAGWKLVHGHKLVDGERFIIGHEHPSIRLRDEVGALVKVPVFLMGEKLIVLPAFSPWAYGNDVLREIVSPFLRAYDVSSTRVLVPLDEELLDFGRLTDLSRVLGSL
- a CDS encoding DNA-directed RNA polymerase subunit H, which gives rise to MAAKKEFDIFTHELVPEHRILSEEEKAELLRKYRIRISQLPQIKASDPAVVALGAKPGDVLEIKRKSPTAGYYYYYRLVVED
- a CDS encoding HAD family hydrolase, with the protein product MIIAFDFDGTLADTYSCIEEAFRRTLERRYRWLPFKGFWAKALTKLENYFERPTFGSHKKTSKPPFFLRTKFFETWFEERAKLSKPLDDAPELLKKLKEDGHTVISFSAEDFIDGMKVRRLKEMGIYDLFDDVIVFGREMTIDDAFRKVREKYGDEIFVWVDDKPWRFIGHGDENTEYVWYYFPFSAKFVEKNRERLALIPHLHVIRDLWSIFDVIERIKQERSS
- the gcvPA gene encoding aminomethyl-transferring glycine dehydrogenase subunit GcvPA, whose protein sequence is MGRHYLPNAAHKEELAKEIGFASVEDLFSDVPKGMVKEFNLPEGKSEYEVFLELNEVLSKNRTVLEMPSFLGAGTYFHYVPAHVKYLIERSEFLTAYTPYQPEVSQGMLQALFEYQSLIAELVGLPIVNASMYDWGTAMAEAALMSARVTRRNKFVVPKALSPEKRKVLHTYTAGPGVEIEYVDWNENGQVDIEKLKEAVDGAAGVYVEIPNFFGMLEEELITIGEIAHDAGALFVVGVDPTILGVVEAPGELGADVVVGEAAYFGNPMNFGGPRAGIFAVKNDRKLVRQMPGRIIGMTKDADGKRAFVMTLQTREQHIRRAKATSNICSNEALVAVAAAIHLATLGPKGLTELGEVILKNTAYLKKRLSEVAEVPFEGVNFKDVLVRFGKPYNEIHGALLERNIHGGYYIGEHFPELGESALFAATETTRKEWVDALIEALKEVA